The genomic interval AAGTGCCGTTTATCCGTTTCGACCAATAAATCCGCCTTATATTCCGAAAGATTATAACGGAGTAGGTTCTTATCAAAGAAGTTTTACCGTTCCTGAAAACTGGAAAGATATGACGATTACGTTACATTTTGGAGCTGTAAGTTCAGGTTTTGAAGTTTGGTTAAACGGAGAATTTTTAGGTTATGGAGAAGACAGTTTTCTGCCATCAGAATTTGATATTACACCTTATTTAAAAGCGGGAGAAAATGTAGTTTCTGTTCGTGTAATCCGTTGGACAGATGGTTCTTATTTAGAAGATCAGGATCACTGGCGCATGAGCGGAATCCAGCGTGAAGTTTTCATTATGGCCGAGCCAAAACTGCGTATTCAGGATTTCTTTGTTCAAACCAAATTAGATAAACAATATACAGATGCTATCTTCAAATTGCGTCCAAAAGTGGAGAATTTGACTGGAGCAAAAATCAAAGATTATGCAATGAATGTTCAGTTGTACGATGCCAATAATACGGCAATGTTCAAAGAACCACTTCAAAGACCTGTGATTGATTTAATCAACGAAAGTTATCCTCGTTTGGACAATGTTCGTTTCGGATTCTTTCAGGAAACCATTAAAAATCCAAAAAAATGGAGCTCAGAAGAGCCGAATTTATATACGATGGTCATTTCCATAAAAGATAAAAACGGAAACGTTACCGAAGCTAAAAGCTGTAAAGTGGGTTTCCGTTCGATTGAATTCTCGAAAGAAAACGGAAAAATGCTCATCAACGGAAAAGAAACCTACGTTTATGGCGTAAACCGTCATGATCATCATCCAACAAGAGGAAAAGCGGTTACTAGAGAAGATATCAAGCAAGATATCACTACGATTAAAAAGTTCAATTTCAATTTTATACGTACAAGTCATTATCCAAATGATCCTTATTTCTACGAATTATGCGATCAATACGGAATTATGGTAATGGATGAAGCCAATCAGGAAACACACGGAATTGGCGGAAAATTAAGCAACGATCCGCTTTGGACAAATGCTTATATGGAAAGAATGATTCGAATGGTTGAAAGAGATAAAAACCATCCATCGGTCGTAATGTGGAGTTTAGGTAATGAAGGCGGAAAAGGCCCAAATCATGCTGCAATGTCGGGTTGGGTTCACGATTTCGATATCACACGTCCAGTTCATTACGAACCAGCGCAGGGAAATGCAAAATTAGATGGATATATCGATCCGCTTGATCCAGGATATCCAAAAACAATTGATCACGCTTATCGATTCGAAAATCCGCAGGATGATTCGTATGTCGATATGGTGAGCCGTTTTTATCCGGGCGTTTTTACACCGAAATTTTTAGTAGATCAAAAGAAAGATACCCGACCAATTATTTTTGTGGAATATTCGCATGCGATGGGAAATTCAGTTGGAAATTTAAAAGAATTATGGGATGAATTCCGTTCGCTTCCAAGAGTGATTGGAGGTTGTATTTGGGAATTTAAAGATCAGGGAATCGTGAAATTTGATTCCAGATCAGGACAAAATTATTTTGCACATGGAGGAGATTTTGGCGAAAAATACCATGACGGGAACTTCAATACTAAAGGAATTGTAGATTCTAACGGAAAACCAAAAGGTTCCATTTTTGAAAATAAATGGGTGTATCAGCCAGCGATTTCGACTTTAAACGGAAATCAGTTAGAAATCAAAAATCGTCAGGCTGTTAAATCTTTAGAAGGTTATATTCCAGTTTTAAAAGTGTTGGAAAACGGAAATGTAATCAAAACTCAGATTTTAAAACCGTTAAAAGTAGAAGCAGGACAATCAACAACATTAGATGTTAGTTCTTATCTTCCAAAAATGAAAGCTGATGCGGAATATATTTTAAATATAGAATTCCAACTTTCAAAAGATGAATTATGGGCTTCAAAAGGTTACGCTGTCGCGGAAGATCAGTTTATATTGAAAAAGAAAGAAACTGTTTCTCCAGAGTCTAAAAAAGAAACGCTGAATGTTTCTGAATCAGATTTAGATTTCAAAATCAAAGGAAAAACTTTTGATATTACAATTGGAAAAGCAAACGGAGCTTTGAGTTCGTACATTTTTAACGGAGAAGAACAAGTTTTTGCACCGCTTTTACCGAACTTCGTAAGACCTCTTACAGACAACGATAAACGCGGATGGAAATCGCAAAAACTGTTGAAACAATGGTATAAAGCAAAACCAAAATTGGTTAGCATTTCAATTGATAAATCAGCTTCAGAAATCAAAATTACAAGCGATTACGAAATCATAAAAGACAGCGCAAGTGTTAAAGTAATCTATAACATTTTACCAAACGGATTAATAAAAGTAGATTACA from Flavobacterium sp. YJ01 carries:
- a CDS encoding glycoside hydrolase family 2 TIM barrel-domain containing protein, with amino-acid sequence MNNNIKPMFTSKSKYNNPFSRLRFLTYTFYILLFTTYTQAQSVTGEPAGVPELHKKYEFAPWEDPTITSINRQPSRATAYSYASVEDALKGDRTKSRIQMLNGDWDFKYAVNLKEASKDFYKNTVSGWDKIEVPSNWEMKGYDNPIYKSAVYPFRPINPPYIPKDYNGVGSYQRSFTVPENWKDMTITLHFGAVSSGFEVWLNGEFLGYGEDSFLPSEFDITPYLKAGENVVSVRVIRWTDGSYLEDQDHWRMSGIQREVFIMAEPKLRIQDFFVQTKLDKQYTDAIFKLRPKVENLTGAKIKDYAMNVQLYDANNTAMFKEPLQRPVIDLINESYPRLDNVRFGFFQETIKNPKKWSSEEPNLYTMVISIKDKNGNVTEAKSCKVGFRSIEFSKENGKMLINGKETYVYGVNRHDHHPTRGKAVTREDIKQDITTIKKFNFNFIRTSHYPNDPYFYELCDQYGIMVMDEANQETHGIGGKLSNDPLWTNAYMERMIRMVERDKNHPSVVMWSLGNEGGKGPNHAAMSGWVHDFDITRPVHYEPAQGNAKLDGYIDPLDPGYPKTIDHAYRFENPQDDSYVDMVSRFYPGVFTPKFLVDQKKDTRPIIFVEYSHAMGNSVGNLKELWDEFRSLPRVIGGCIWEFKDQGIVKFDSRSGQNYFAHGGDFGEKYHDGNFNTKGIVDSNGKPKGSIFENKWVYQPAISTLNGNQLEIKNRQAVKSLEGYIPVLKVLENGNVIKTQILKPLKVEAGQSTTLDVSSYLPKMKADAEYILNIEFQLSKDELWASKGYAVAEDQFILKKKETVSPESKKETLNVSESDLDFKIKGKTFDITIGKANGALSSYIFNGEEQVFAPLLPNFVRPLTDNDKRGWKSQKLLKQWYKAKPKLVSISIDKSASEIKITSDYEIIKDSASVKVIYNILPNGLIKVDYSLKASDKLPNIPKIGMQMGVQRKFDQISWYGKGELENYSDRSFGSFVGKYSLPINDFIEHYPKPQENGNRCDVRWMALSTPQKNNGFLVVNDTKVLSMSAWPYTQENLSTSGHTYDLKDPGFLTLNIDLIQMGVGGNDSWTIVAQPLEQYQIKSGNYEYSFYLTPFSGSKNELESSLKKFN